The genomic window AGCTTGAGAATCTGTCACGAACCCAAAACACTGTTTAACGTTATAAAGTGTAGCTTGCCAGCAATATTCTGGAGAGGTAGTAGCAGTGCAATCTGTAACTAAAATGCAGTCATAGCCAAGAAAGTTGGCATCTTGTAAGGTAGCCATCACGCATTGATCGGCATTCACCCCCGCAAAGAAGATAGTAGTTTTTCCCAGGTTCCGTAAAATACTATCGAGGGGAGTATCCCAAAAACCGCTCATCCTGTACTTATCGACGCGAATATCTTCCGGCTTTTGTTCCAATTCATCCACCACCGCCGCCGCCCAACTACCCGCCATCAGCACTTTAGCATCAGCTTCGGGCAAGCGATCGCCTAAACCAACACCATCTCCTGTTGCGTTATAAACATGATGCACTCCTGCACTAATATTCAACAAATCGGGGCGATTTCCCCAATTTAGCCAAATTACAGGCACGTTTGTATCTCGCAATTTTGGCAGTAAATTGTTTAAGGGATTTATGGGATTCCGTGCAGGTGTCACGTCTACGCCAATGTGCGCCAGCCAGCCTTTCGGATGACAGAAGTCATTCTGCATATCAATTACCAAAATCGCCGCTTTTGCCAAATCCAAACGCAGTGTTTTAGTTTCTGTCGCCAAAGTGACAGGTTGCGGTTTTAAAGGAGGGCGCGTGATATCGGCAATTTGAGCATCAACAGCCCAAGCATTCGGTGGTACGCCCAAGGTTCGTAAGGGTGAATTCATAGGGATTCTTGAGAAGGGAACTTCAATGGTAAGGACTCAAGGCTCTAGATTTGAACTGAGTTAGAAGAGATTATGGTAATTAGTGATCGCATTCCGGTGAAGTACGAAGGTTAATTTGTTGATATTTTAGATGCTGCTACCAGCCACAGTGGAAAAATTTGATGATTTGATGGCTGTGGCATCTCGGCGGGTGTTGAAGGATAGCGATCGCTTTATGTACGATTGAGGGAAAACTCTGGCGTTACGATGCTGCTGAGGCTCAAACAAGTTTAGCTACTTTCAAAGTACCATTGCGGGTTATCTCGACTGCTGATTTGATGGAGGAGGCTGTTAATATTGCCTTGGCTTATGGAATTTCTGCTTATGATGCCAGTTATGTTGCCCTTTCTCAACAAGTTGGTGCTACGCTATTGACTCTCGATGAGAAGTTGGTGAGGGCTGTAGCTGCTGCATCTTACGATGTTCGCTCATTTAATGATTTTACAATTCCGCCGTTGCCCTCAGTGTAGATATTAAAATCAACCATGCTTCAATCAACTTATGAGTAATTTTAAGTTGCGTTGCCGTGGTGTACTAATGTCAATTCATTAATATCTTAGTTGAAAGTTATGTCAACAGCGATAGCTCTTTCTCAAGTGTCTTCTAAAGTATTGGAGAAGCTAAAAGAAAATCCTTATGCTTATGATGTGTTTTTTGAGGCAATAACCATATCTGATCCCAATGATTGGCAAGAATTTAAGTCCGTTTTTTACCAACAGGACTTTGACGAATTTAAAGCCGATGCTCCTCGCCTTTTAGCTGAGGGTAAAAATAGGCGGTTATATCTTGGGGAAAATTGGCAACCAATCCAATTTTATCTTACAGCTACTTGTGGAGAAGAAGATTTAATTTTCCCAAATAGTTATAGCAAGGATGAAAATGATTTACTTCGAGTTAATGCTGTCACAAGTGTAAATTACCTGAAATATGAAAGGTATATAAGGTACTTTACTGCTGATGAAGTCAAGGACGTAGTAGAAGAATTATCGAGAGTTGCACAAGAGGATGATAGGGAAAGACTAAGAAAAATATGTCGAAAAGCCAAAGTAAATTTTTGGGAAAGAGAATATGAAAATTGGATTGAATATACTGAGCTGTTTAACGAATTGATAGATTACTACAAAGATGCTGCCGACAAAGGGAATGCCATGTTAATATCTATTGGTTGATGATGTTAATAGGTAGTAGGTGAAAATTAAACAATAACCCGCAATGACGAAAATTAATGGGATTCAACCCGTTATATTACCAATTTTATCGTCAGTGATGGCGATCACAATCAGTTAATATAATACAAACTTACTATATTGCGTTTCTTGGGGATAGCCAAGTATGGGCATAGAGGCAAACTTCAAGCAAGTGTCTCCATATCTGTTGAAGAAGCTAAAAGAACACCCAGACTTTGCAGAGGTGTTCTTTTATGCAGAATTGCTACCCGATTCAGATCGCTGGCGAGAGTATCCGATTGATCTAAATAATCCTAGTGAGGTTGCGGATTATGAGGATTTCACAAATTGGGTTGGAGAGACGTTGCAAAAATTAGAGGAGGAAAAGCCAGAAGAGTATG from Funiculus sociatus GB2-C1 includes these protein-coding regions:
- a CDS encoding DUF1877 family protein, which encodes MSTAIALSQVSSKVLEKLKENPYAYDVFFEAITISDPNDWQEFKSVFYQQDFDEFKADAPRLLAEGKNRRLYLGENWQPIQFYLTATCGEEDLIFPNSYSKDENDLLRVNAVTSVNYLKYERYIRYFTADEVKDVVEELSRVAQEDDRERLRKICRKAKVNFWEREYENWIEYTELFNELIDYYKDAADKGNAMLISIG
- a CDS encoding cysteine hydrolase family protein; this translates as MNSPLRTLGVPPNAWAVDAQIADITRPPLKPQPVTLATETKTLRLDLAKAAILVIDMQNDFCHPKGWLAHIGVDVTPARNPINPLNNLLPKLRDTNVPVIWLNWGNRPDLLNISAGVHHVYNATGDGVGLGDRLPEADAKVLMAGSWAAAVVDELEQKPEDIRVDKYRMSGFWDTPLDSILRNLGKTTIFFAGVNADQCVMATLQDANFLGYDCILVTDCTATTSPEYCWQATLYNVKQCFGFVTDSQAILEAITTG
- a CDS encoding type II toxin-antitoxin system VapC family toxin, whose product is MEGKLWRYDAAEAQTSLATFKVPLRVISTADLMEEAVNIALAYGISAYDASYVALSQQVGATLLTLDEKLVRAVAAASYDVRSFNDFTIPPLPSV